Proteins encoded by one window of Blautia luti:
- a CDS encoding sugar ABC transporter substrate-binding protein, whose product MKKRALAVMLAGALTLGAQTGVWAASDTSDQKEGELTLLMLNNWIDETEAKGKELAKVIKQYEEENPGVEITLQGVSQQDIKESFQTAALAGGGADIVVMDNSGHAIDLAAMGLLYPLEDITTADELTAQYQEGPLNSGKFEGKYYSVPWYMDCTGLYYNKERLEELGIDVPTTWEELSDAVDKAKEAGYGGIITYQSAYAFYSFFYQNECPVIDTSGDIPQVVIDNEEGKEAWNYICDLISKGGLVESFKEATTWDKVYESFANGEATFLLGGDWCSSEVENINPDLDYGIAPMVKGKTEATVLGGWTWNINTNCKDPELAYDLIQYLNSEKGDSLLGVEGKISARKDFDYDKALEGKEKLKVFTEEFPYTEARPAVINEKSIDELITNAILEVDYGQSSAEDALTSLTQKLNENIASNYQ is encoded by the coding sequence ATGAAGAAAAGAGCATTAGCTGTTATGTTGGCAGGGGCTTTGACTTTGGGCGCACAGACAGGTGTGTGGGCTGCATCCGATACTTCAGATCAGAAAGAAGGAGAACTGACACTTCTGATGTTAAATAACTGGATCGATGAGACAGAAGCAAAAGGGAAAGAGCTTGCGAAAGTGATCAAACAATATGAAGAAGAGAATCCAGGGGTGGAGATCACATTGCAGGGAGTTTCCCAGCAGGATATTAAGGAATCTTTCCAGACAGCAGCTCTGGCAGGAGGCGGAGCAGACATTGTAGTGATGGACAATTCCGGACATGCCATTGACCTTGCAGCAATGGGACTTCTGTATCCACTGGAAGATATTACCACAGCCGATGAGCTTACTGCGCAGTATCAGGAAGGACCACTCAATTCCGGCAAATTTGAGGGTAAATATTATTCCGTGCCATGGTATATGGACTGTACGGGTCTCTATTATAATAAAGAACGTCTGGAGGAACTGGGAATCGATGTTCCTACAACATGGGAAGAACTTTCTGATGCAGTAGATAAAGCAAAAGAAGCCGGATATGGAGGTATTATTACTTATCAGAGTGCATATGCTTTTTATTCATTTTTCTATCAGAATGAATGCCCAGTCATTGATACAAGTGGAGATATCCCGCAGGTAGTGATCGACAATGAGGAGGGAAAAGAGGCATGGAATTATATTTGTGATCTGATCTCCAAAGGCGGTTTGGTAGAGTCTTTTAAAGAAGCAACTACATGGGACAAAGTATATGAAAGTTTTGCAAATGGAGAAGCAACCTTCCTGTTGGGCGGAGACTGGTGCTCCAGCGAAGTAGAAAATATTAATCCGGATTTGGATTACGGCATTGCTCCGATGGTAAAAGGAAAAACAGAAGCAACTGTACTGGGAGGATGGACCTGGAATATTAATACCAACTGCAAAGATCCGGAACTTGCTTATGACCTGATTCAGTATCTGAATTCAGAAAAAGGAGATTCTCTTCTTGGCGTAGAAGGAAAGATTTCAGCACGTAAAGACTTCGACTATGACAAAGCACTGGAAGGAAAGGAAAAACTGAAAGTCTTTACAGAAGAATTTCCGTATACAGAAGCAAGACCTGCTGTTATCAATGAGAAATCCATCGATGAACTGATCACCAATGCCATCCTGGAAGTAGACTACGGACAGTCATCAGCTGAAGATGCGCTGACTTCTCTTACCCAGAAGCTCAATGAAAACATTGCATCTAATTATCAGTAA
- a CDS encoding BMP family ABC transporter substrate-binding protein, which yields MAVSMSAPVFASDDSESGAGIAKEDLKIGAIYIGDENEGYTAAHMAGIDEMVENLGLDDSQVIEKTLIGEDEGCYDAAADLADQGCQIIFANSFGHETYILEAAGEYPDVQFCHATGTQASSSGLSNMHNYFTNIYEARYVSGVVAGLKLNEMIEDGTVKEDACKIGYVGAFPYAEVISGYTSFYLGAKSVCPSATMEVKYTNSWASFDLEKECADALISDGCVLISQHADTTGAPTACEAAGVPCVGYNIDMTSVAPNTALTSASMDWGVYYTYAVQCMLDGTAIDTDWCKGFAEGADKITPLNDKVVAEGTEEKVKEVEDAISDGSLHVFDTSTFTVDGKELDTYEKDGTEYVSDGYFHESEYGSAPAFDVAIDGITSITE from the coding sequence ATGGCAGTTTCCATGAGTGCACCGGTATTCGCAAGTGATGACAGCGAAAGCGGCGCAGGGATCGCGAAAGAAGATCTGAAGATTGGCGCGATCTATATCGGAGATGAGAATGAAGGCTATACCGCAGCGCATATGGCTGGTATCGATGAGATGGTAGAGAACCTGGGACTGGACGATTCTCAGGTGATCGAGAAAACTCTGATCGGTGAAGATGAAGGATGTTACGATGCAGCAGCAGACCTGGCAGACCAAGGATGCCAGATCATTTTTGCAAACAGCTTCGGACATGAGACCTATATTCTGGAAGCAGCAGGAGAATATCCGGACGTACAGTTCTGCCATGCAACCGGAACCCAGGCATCCTCAAGCGGACTTTCCAATATGCATAACTACTTCACCAATATTTATGAAGCACGTTATGTATCCGGTGTGGTAGCAGGCCTGAAACTCAATGAGATGATCGAAGACGGTACAGTGAAAGAAGACGCATGTAAGATCGGTTATGTAGGCGCATTCCCGTATGCAGAGGTTATTTCCGGTTATACTTCTTTTTATCTTGGTGCGAAGAGTGTATGCCCGTCCGCTACAATGGAAGTAAAATATACAAACAGCTGGGCAAGCTTTGATCTTGAAAAAGAGTGTGCAGATGCCCTGATCTCTGACGGCTGTGTACTGATCAGCCAGCATGCAGATACTACAGGTGCTCCTACAGCATGTGAAGCAGCAGGTGTTCCTTGTGTAGGTTACAACATTGATATGACATCTGTAGCTCCGAACACAGCACTTACCTCCGCATCTATGGACTGGGGCGTATATTATACTTACGCAGTACAGTGCATGCTTGACGGCACGGCAATCGATACTGACTGGTGCAAAGGTTTCGCAGAAGGCGCAGATAAGATCACACCTCTCAATGACAAAGTTGTAGCAGAAGGCACAGAAGAAAAAGTAAAAGAAGTAGAAGATGCGATCAGCGATGGTTCCCTTCATGTATTTGATACTTCTACATTTACTGTAGACGGCAAAGAACTGGATACATATGAGAAAGATGGAACAGAATATGTTTCTGACGGATATTTCCATGAATCCGAATATGGTTCTGCACCTGCATTTGATGTAGCTATCGACGGAATCACATCCATCACAGAATAA
- a CDS encoding carbohydrate ABC transporter permease: MSKIRRKEGLELKKNLPGYLLMAPAVIAVLALSVYPLFRGIYLSFLNYNLVRSNDPTFNTFAGLQNYIDIFKDKVFLQSIGNTVKWTVVNLVVQLVAAMLLALALNQKLKGRSVYRTLILVPWAVPHAIAAMTFTFLFNANVGIINILAVKLGMITESVSWLGNVGSAFWCVVLVAIWKGIPFQMIFILAALQGISGDVYESAEIDGASRWQCFWKITLPIIKEPLAISTILNLIGIVSCFNTIWLMTKGGPLYSTEIIYTYAYRRAFIDHNFGTAAAASVVLFIFMAVFSGVYLKMVSEKE, translated from the coding sequence ATGTCCAAAATACGTAGAAAAGAAGGCCTGGAACTGAAAAAAAATCTTCCAGGATATCTTTTGATGGCACCAGCAGTAATTGCGGTACTGGCACTTTCTGTGTATCCTCTTTTCAGAGGTATTTATCTGAGTTTCTTAAATTATAACCTTGTACGCTCAAATGATCCTACATTTAATACCTTTGCAGGTTTACAGAATTATATTGATATTTTTAAAGACAAAGTGTTCCTACAGTCTATTGGAAATACAGTGAAGTGGACGGTGGTGAATCTTGTGGTACAGCTTGTGGCAGCCATGCTTCTTGCACTTGCACTGAACCAGAAACTGAAAGGAAGATCTGTATATAGAACGCTGATTCTGGTTCCATGGGCAGTTCCCCATGCCATAGCAGCTATGACCTTTACTTTTTTATTCAATGCAAATGTAGGTATCATTAATATACTGGCAGTGAAGCTGGGAATGATTACAGAATCTGTATCCTGGCTTGGAAATGTGGGATCAGCGTTCTGGTGTGTGGTTCTGGTAGCAATATGGAAGGGAATTCCTTTTCAGATGATCTTTATTCTGGCAGCACTGCAGGGAATTTCCGGGGATGTGTATGAGAGTGCGGAAATAGATGGTGCCAGTCGTTGGCAGTGTTTTTGGAAAATCACACTTCCGATTATCAAAGAGCCTCTGGCTATTTCAACCATTCTGAATCTGATCGGTATTGTGTCCTGTTTTAACACCATCTGGCTGATGACCAAAGGTGGCCCGCTGTACAGCACAGAGATTATTTATACCTATGCATACAGAAGAGCATTTATTGACCATAATTTTGGAACTGCAGCAGCTGCATCCGTGGTATTGTTTATATTTATGGCTGTTTTCTCTGGAGTTTACCTGAAGATGGTAAGTGAGAAAGAATAG
- a CDS encoding response regulator transcription factor, which translates to MKKVLIVEDEILARLGLRQLVDWKKLDLELLPDATDGEEALEMIRNSRPDIILLDLNIPRVSGLEILEFLKKEEMKTRVIVVSCQEEFDVVKKAMKLGAYDYLRKLNLSSDELESILEKCLGETEERNAMHLRGIREIRYEEIIRDSRDIFAGTSNYQALICILAKDPDGLSKVTELIRKWAQTDAREGLQIQKGNQYGYFLLAEKPERFVYTKLKEKAEQRIGRELYMGIFEGCMEKTADIIRAAAMAEQIQLFSYYDKEEKLVFLQKKIETEGHSPRGIHGYLDSLKENIRCFNKEETEQDLHGIFGLIRQEPYISINVLRRNFMDILGIYSMVAQSLDGALEEIELDGDNCHYQKIMMMESLREIEKWFLEFNSIFMEKFWIAYKCSRSEILQKVVKYIEMHITEPIHLSDAAGETGVSSAYLSTIFKKEIGYNFIEYVNLRKTELARQMLQEGKMVYEVSELLGFENSTYFSRVFKRYTDVSPDTYRKQSEI; encoded by the coding sequence ATGAAAAAGGTATTGATCGTAGAGGATGAAATTCTGGCAAGACTTGGACTGCGTCAGCTTGTAGACTGGAAGAAACTGGATCTGGAACTGCTGCCGGATGCAACAGATGGAGAAGAAGCATTGGAAATGATCCGGAACAGCCGTCCGGATATCATTCTTCTTGATCTGAATATCCCCAGAGTCAGCGGGCTGGAAATTCTGGAATTTTTGAAGAAAGAAGAAATGAAAACCAGAGTAATCGTGGTAAGCTGCCAGGAAGAATTCGATGTTGTAAAGAAGGCAATGAAGTTGGGGGCGTATGATTATCTGCGAAAACTGAATCTGAGTTCTGATGAACTGGAAAGTATTCTGGAAAAGTGTCTGGGAGAAACAGAAGAAAGAAATGCGATGCATCTCCGGGGAATACGGGAAATCCGTTATGAAGAGATCATCAGAGATAGCAGGGATATTTTTGCAGGTACATCTAACTATCAGGCACTGATATGCATACTGGCAAAAGATCCGGACGGGCTGTCCAAAGTTACAGAACTGATCCGTAAATGGGCCCAGACCGATGCCAGGGAAGGCCTGCAGATCCAGAAGGGAAATCAGTACGGATATTTCCTGCTGGCAGAAAAGCCGGAAAGATTTGTCTATACGAAGTTAAAAGAAAAGGCAGAGCAGAGGATTGGCAGAGAACTGTATATGGGAATTTTTGAAGGCTGTATGGAAAAAACAGCGGATATTATCCGGGCTGCTGCGATGGCAGAACAGATACAGCTTTTCAGCTATTATGATAAGGAAGAGAAGTTGGTGTTTTTACAGAAGAAGATCGAGACAGAGGGGCACAGTCCCAGGGGAATACATGGGTATCTGGATTCTTTAAAAGAGAACATTCGCTGCTTTAATAAAGAAGAAACGGAACAGGATCTGCATGGAATCTTCGGACTGATCCGGCAGGAGCCCTATATCAGTATCAATGTGCTGAGAAGAAATTTTATGGATATTCTGGGAATTTATTCTATGGTTGCACAGTCACTGGATGGTGCACTGGAAGAAATAGAGCTGGATGGAGATAACTGTCATTATCAGAAGATCATGATGATGGAGAGTCTCAGAGAAATAGAAAAATGGTTTTTGGAATTTAACAGTATTTTTATGGAAAAATTCTGGATCGCCTACAAATGCAGCAGATCAGAAATCCTGCAAAAGGTAGTGAAATATATAGAAATGCATATCACAGAACCCATCCATCTGTCAGATGCAGCTGGTGAAACAGGAGTTTCTTCTGCCTATCTCAGCACGATATTCAAAAAAGAGATCGGTTATAATTTCATAGAATATGTAAATCTCCGAAAAACAGAACTGGCCAGGCAGATGCTTCAGGAGGGAAAAATGGTCTATGAAGTTTCAGAACTTCTTGGCTTCGAAAACAGTACGTATTTCTCCAGGGTATTCAAACGTTATACGGATGTGTCACCGGATACTTACCGGAAGCAGAGCGAAATATAA
- a CDS encoding DUF362 domain-containing protein produces MAYVISDECVSCGTCESECPAEAISQGDEHFVIDADACLDCGTCAEACPTEAIHPAE; encoded by the coding sequence ATGGCATATGTAATTTCAGACGAATGTGTAAGCTGTGGAACATGTGAGAGCGAATGTCCAGCAGAAGCTATCTCTCAGGGAGATGAGCATTTCGTAATCGACGCTGACGCTTGCTTAGACTGTGGAACATGCGCAGAAGCCTGTCCAACAGAAGCTATCCACCCAGCAGAATAA
- a CDS encoding carbohydrate ABC transporter permease — protein MHTKQRNEAIRHVVAYIFTIVMVFLAVTPFIYVVLTALKTKEQIYDLSQIIPTHITFDNFRHVLFQSNFVRYFMNSIFITLVTTLICMILSVMAAYGLTRYKIAGAGKIKMAVLMTRMFPGILLCIPYYIIMKQLNLIDSYTGLILMYCSFTLPFAIWNTCAFFISIPWELEEAARIDGCSRLTSFFHVIIHVAKPGLFVTALFCFMTSWDEYMYASIFINTTSKKTIQVGMQDFIGQYSVDWGLLMSAVVISLIPILIFFALVQKNLVQGLSAGAVKG, from the coding sequence ATGCATACAAAACAACGAAATGAAGCTATAAGGCATGTGGTAGCCTATATATTCACAATAGTCATGGTTTTTCTTGCAGTGACCCCGTTTATCTATGTGGTATTGACTGCCCTGAAAACAAAGGAACAGATATATGATCTATCTCAGATCATACCGACTCATATCACATTTGACAATTTCAGACATGTACTGTTTCAGTCGAATTTCGTAAGATATTTTATGAACAGTATTTTTATTACACTGGTCACAACACTGATTTGTATGATATTATCAGTAATGGCAGCATATGGACTTACCAGATATAAAATCGCAGGTGCCGGGAAGATCAAGATGGCGGTTCTTATGACAAGAATGTTTCCGGGAATCCTGTTGTGTATTCCTTACTATATTATTATGAAACAGTTGAACCTGATTGACAGTTATACAGGACTGATTCTGATGTACTGCTCCTTTACCCTGCCTTTTGCCATATGGAATACCTGTGCATTTTTTATTTCCATCCCATGGGAGCTGGAGGAAGCTGCCAGGATCGACGGATGCAGTAGGTTGACATCATTCTTTCATGTGATCATCCATGTTGCCAAACCGGGACTTTTTGTCACGGCCCTGTTCTGTTTCATGACATCTTGGGATGAATATATGTATGCGTCTATTTTTATCAATACAACTTCAAAGAAAACCATTCAGGTCGGTATGCAGGATTTCATAGGACAGTATTCTGTAGACTGGGGACTGCTGATGTCAGCGGTGGTGATCAGCCTGATACCGATCCTGATCTTCTTTGCACTGGTACAGAAGAATCTGGTACAAGGACTTTCTGCCGGTGCAGTGAAAGGATAA
- a CDS encoding ABC transporter ATP-binding protein yields MGENYALELRDISKRFGSVQANDHVNLTLRKSEILAILGENGSGKTTLMNMIYGIYYPDEGHIFVDGKEVKIRSPKDSYELGIGMVHQHFKLVDVLTAAENIILGLPGKGKLDMKKITEDIQKLVDKYGFEMDLSQKIYEMSVSQKQTVEIIKMLYRGARILILDEPTAVLTPQEADRLFDILRNMRADGCSIMIITHKLQEVLALSDRVAILRKGQYIDTVETAQANVQSLSEMMVGARVDLNIERPQPQNVKKRLVVKGLNCRNKDSVKTLDDIDLSVNTGEILGIAGISGSGQKEFLEAIAGLQEVESGSISLLDDGGKALELAGMDSISINKAGISLAFVPEDRIGMGLVGDMDMTDNMMLRSYRNGKGPFLERKGPKALALKIKEQLEVMTPSISAPVRQMSGGNVQKVLVGREIAQNPKVLLVAFPTRGVDVNTSHVIYQLLNEQKKKGVAVVCVIEDLDVVLELCDRIAVFCGGKISGIADGRSATKEEIGLLMTKHEKGGEQA; encoded by the coding sequence GTGGGAGAAAACTATGCACTTGAACTTAGAGATATTTCCAAGCGGTTTGGTTCGGTCCAGGCAAATGACCATGTAAATCTCACACTGAGGAAATCAGAGATCCTTGCGATCCTGGGAGAAAACGGAAGCGGCAAGACGACTCTGATGAATATGATCTATGGGATTTATTATCCGGATGAGGGACATATTTTTGTAGATGGAAAAGAAGTAAAGATCCGTTCACCGAAAGATTCTTATGAACTGGGAATCGGTATGGTACATCAGCATTTCAAGCTGGTAGATGTGCTTACGGCAGCAGAGAATATCATTCTGGGACTTCCGGGCAAAGGAAAGCTGGATATGAAGAAGATCACGGAAGATATTCAGAAGCTGGTGGACAAATATGGTTTCGAGATGGATCTGTCACAGAAGATCTATGAGATGTCCGTATCCCAGAAACAGACAGTAGAGATCATAAAAATGCTCTACCGCGGCGCAAGGATCCTGATTCTGGATGAGCCTACAGCAGTACTTACTCCCCAGGAAGCAGACAGGCTGTTTGATATCCTGCGGAACATGCGTGCAGATGGATGTTCCATTATGATCATCACCCATAAGCTGCAGGAGGTGCTGGCACTGTCTGACCGTGTGGCAATCCTGAGAAAAGGACAGTACATAGACACTGTGGAGACGGCACAGGCCAATGTCCAGAGTCTGTCAGAGATGATGGTAGGTGCCCGTGTTGATCTGAATATTGAACGTCCACAACCACAGAATGTAAAGAAAAGACTGGTGGTCAAAGGTCTAAACTGCAGAAATAAAGATAGTGTAAAGACACTGGATGACATTGATCTGTCTGTAAATACAGGAGAGATCCTGGGTATTGCCGGTATTTCCGGAAGCGGTCAGAAGGAATTTCTGGAAGCTATTGCAGGCCTTCAGGAGGTAGAAAGTGGCTCCATCAGCCTGCTGGATGATGGGGGAAAAGCCCTGGAACTTGCAGGAATGGATTCCATTTCCATTAATAAAGCAGGAATCAGCCTTGCCTTTGTCCCGGAGGATCGTATCGGTATGGGACTTGTAGGGGATATGGATATGACGGACAATATGATGCTCAGAAGCTACCGCAATGGAAAAGGCCCCTTCCTTGAGAGAAAAGGCCCGAAGGCTCTGGCATTGAAGATCAAGGAACAGCTGGAAGTTATGACACCAAGTATCTCCGCGCCTGTCCGTCAGATGTCAGGAGGTAATGTACAGAAGGTTCTGGTAGGACGTGAGATTGCGCAGAATCCGAAAGTACTGCTGGTAGCTTTCCCTACCCGTGGTGTGGATGTCAACACTTCCCATGTGATCTATCAGCTTCTGAATGAGCAGAAGAAAAAAGGCGTAGCAGTGGTCTGTGTCATTGAGGATCTGGATGTGGTCCTGGAGCTGTGCGACAGGATCGCCGTATTCTGCGGAGGTAAGATCAGCGGAATCGCAGATGGCAGGAGTGCTACGAAAGAAGAAATAGGCCTTCTTATGACGAAACATGAAAAAGGAGGGGAACAGGCATGA
- a CDS encoding cache domain-containing sensor histidine kinase, with protein sequence MGFKRKNPGNQSIRRQLTFYMGFFVVLPLCLALMLLNFYLQKVTTENKINNETNLLSQIRDNADQMIEVTNYATSMLMTNKNTLKNLRTLEQDGDSYEIYQAKRELSNDISNVESSVLNAVNGKVAILTKTGYVIGSYALSRTETDYEKEQWYQEVLKNGRKTTYSTGIGEIFQEMTIYDNVQKYLYMGREILDYSGKNLGVMLIRLSETNIWGKLAASMVTEEGGALYILDRNNNILMGYNEKYQKQLKELGEQESVKEISEKEIITGNLEDDFYYIAGELENASNKLVYLVPREIFLKENRKILQHILEMVLLVIGFTVCTMLYFSRRLARPLVEVAQTLEKAPNGMAVLEEPRGSFQEMSKFVSCYNQAGKKIEELLEKVERESRLKEKAHYEMLMSQISPHFIFNTVNSIRIMAIKEGQDRAGGNENTEKALEALGDILHAVYSNKNGMTTVGQETALLKAYVDIMQMRFGSSFQYYNVIPTELFYYEIPAFTMQPIVENAILHGVKGVTAGQIIVSAIEYENDFVISVFNNGNSADKKKIEDLLKGEKNQRAVTGIGLYNVNSRLKLLYGESYGLIYNEKVRNGFEIWVRLPKKITESEER encoded by the coding sequence ATGGGTTTCAAACGTAAAAATCCGGGTAACCAGAGCATAAGGAGGCAGCTCACATTTTATATGGGATTTTTTGTGGTGCTGCCGCTGTGCCTGGCTTTGATGCTTCTGAATTTCTATCTTCAGAAGGTTACCACGGAAAATAAGATTAACAATGAAACAAATCTGCTGTCCCAGATCAGAGACAATGCGGATCAGATGATCGAGGTGACAAATTATGCCACCAGTATGCTGATGACAAACAAAAATACGCTGAAGAACCTGCGGACTTTAGAACAAGACGGGGATTCCTACGAGATTTATCAGGCGAAAAGAGAACTTTCCAATGATATTTCGAATGTAGAGAGCTCCGTCTTAAATGCCGTTAACGGAAAAGTAGCCATTCTTACGAAAACAGGATATGTGATTGGTTCCTACGCATTAAGCAGGACAGAGACAGATTATGAGAAAGAACAGTGGTATCAGGAGGTTCTGAAGAATGGAAGAAAGACGACCTACAGTACCGGCATCGGGGAAATTTTTCAGGAAATGACTATATATGACAACGTACAGAAATATCTCTATATGGGACGTGAGATCCTGGATTATTCCGGCAAAAATCTGGGAGTTATGCTGATCCGCCTGTCTGAGACGAACATCTGGGGAAAACTGGCAGCAAGCATGGTGACAGAGGAAGGCGGTGCCCTTTATATCCTGGACAGAAACAATAATATACTGATGGGATATAATGAGAAATATCAGAAGCAGCTGAAAGAGCTGGGAGAACAGGAGTCTGTAAAAGAGATTTCTGAGAAGGAGATCATTACCGGTAACCTGGAAGATGATTTTTACTATATAGCAGGTGAATTGGAAAATGCGTCCAATAAACTGGTCTATCTTGTGCCACGGGAAATTTTCCTGAAGGAAAACAGAAAGATTCTCCAGCATATTCTGGAAATGGTATTGCTGGTAATCGGATTCACGGTCTGTACTATGTTATATTTTTCCAGAAGGCTCGCCAGACCTCTGGTTGAAGTGGCACAGACTCTGGAAAAAGCTCCCAATGGAATGGCAGTTCTGGAGGAACCCAGAGGTTCTTTCCAGGAGATGAGCAAATTTGTATCCTGCTATAACCAGGCTGGGAAAAAGATCGAAGAGCTTCTGGAAAAAGTAGAAAGAGAGAGCAGATTAAAAGAAAAAGCCCATTATGAGATGCTCATGTCGCAGATTTCCCCTCATTTTATCTTTAACACGGTTAATTCCATAAGGATCATGGCCATAAAAGAAGGACAGGACCGTGCAGGGGGGAATGAAAACACGGAGAAAGCACTGGAAGCACTGGGAGATATTTTGCATGCAGTTTACAGTAACAAAAACGGCATGACTACTGTGGGACAGGAAACGGCACTTCTGAAAGCATATGTAGATATCATGCAGATGCGGTTTGGAAGTTCGTTTCAGTATTATAATGTAATTCCAACAGAACTATTCTATTATGAAATCCCTGCATTTACCATGCAGCCGATTGTAGAAAATGCGATTCTGCACGGAGTAAAAGGTGTGACAGCAGGGCAGATTATAGTCTCTGCAATAGAGTATGAGAATGATTTTGTCATATCTGTATTCAATAATGGAAATTCTGCGGATAAAAAGAAGATTGAAGATCTTCTGAAGGGAGAGAAGAACCAGAGAGCTGTGACGGGGATCGGGCTTTACAATGTAAATTCCAGACTGAAGCTGCTGTACGGCGAATCTTATGGATTGATCTATAATGAAAAGGTCAGAAATGGTTTCGAAATATGGGTTCGTCTTCCAAAAAAAATTACAGAATCAGAAGAAAGGTGA
- a CDS encoding Gfo/Idh/MocA family protein → MKKLNVALVGLSFGLEFVAIYCKHPDIDKVYIVDKNEKLLNIAKERYSIPDERCFTDLQDVLDIPEIDAVHLVTPPATHAPFSVRVLNAGKHCGCTIPMGMSIQELNDIIAARKASGKNYMFMETTIFQREFLYIQELYKKGELGRLQYMTCAHYQDMEGWPEYWEGFPPLMHPTHAVAPCLMLAGHLPDKVYARGSGKIRKELADKYGCPFAFESAFISLQDSDVTIEMERFLYGVARSYSECFRVYGENESFEWQQLADEDPVLFTRTGELEKVDILDEDSEKSSRGSEIVEKRIQIPDYAHLLPKEIASFTTNTVYNNENTHLSFTQGGGHGGSHPHLVHEFIRSILEERKPAIDDIMGAYWTGTGICAHESAMKGGEVITIPRFE, encoded by the coding sequence ATGAAAAAACTGAATGTTGCTTTAGTAGGCTTAAGCTTCGGGCTTGAATTCGTTGCTATCTACTGTAAACATCCTGATATTGATAAGGTGTATATCGTAGATAAAAATGAGAAACTTCTGAATATTGCAAAAGAACGATACAGCATTCCTGATGAACGCTGTTTCACAGATCTGCAGGATGTACTGGATATTCCTGAAATTGATGCAGTTCATCTTGTAACACCGCCAGCAACACATGCTCCGTTTTCTGTACGCGTCTTAAATGCAGGTAAACATTGTGGCTGTACAATTCCTATGGGAATGAGCATCCAGGAATTAAATGACATCATTGCAGCCCGCAAGGCCTCCGGCAAAAATTATATGTTTATGGAAACAACGATTTTCCAGAGAGAGTTCCTCTATATCCAGGAGCTTTATAAGAAGGGCGAACTTGGACGCCTCCAGTACATGACCTGTGCACATTACCAGGATATGGAAGGATGGCCGGAATACTGGGAAGGCTTCCCGCCACTGATGCATCCGACACATGCAGTTGCTCCTTGTCTGATGCTCGCAGGCCATCTTCCAGACAAGGTTTACGCAAGAGGTTCCGGAAAAATCCGCAAAGAACTGGCTGACAAATACGGCTGCCCGTTTGCATTCGAATCCGCATTTATTTCTCTTCAGGATAGCGATGTAACTATTGAAATGGAACGTTTCCTCTACGGTGTAGCCAGAAGCTATTCCGAATGCTTCCGAGTATACGGTGAAAACGAGAGCTTCGAATGGCAGCAGCTTGCTGATGAAGATCCTGTTCTCTTTACCCGTACAGGAGAACTGGAGAAAGTGGACATTCTGGATGAAGACAGCGAAAAATCCAGTCGTGGATCAGAGATTGTGGAAAAAAGAATCCAGATCCCGGATTATGCACACCTTCTTCCGAAGGAAATCGCATCCTTCACCACCAACACAGTATATAACAATGAGAACACCCATCTCTCCTTTACCCAGGGTGGGGGTCACGGTGGTTCCCATCCACACCTTGTACATGAATTCATTCGTTCCATTCTGGAAGAGCGCAAACCTGCTATTGATGACATCATGGGCGCTTACTGGACAGGTACCGGAATCTGTGCACATGAATCTGCTATGAAAGGCGGAGAAGTTATTACGATCCCCCGTTTTGAATAA